The DNA segment GGTTATGTTTCTATTGTTCGTTTTGCTTAATTTCTTTTTTTACTTGATCAATAAACATACGAGGGTTCCAACCTTTTATTAAACCTTCTAATATATAAGAGTCAAACATAGTAAGCCCTAAACCACTAATACTTGGTGGGATAGGTAGACTACTTAAAGAAGATACATATTCCCCCAATGCATACATACCGAATGTTTTCATAAACTTACCCTTACCTTCTTCAAAAAAACCCTTTTTATTTGCTATTACATCTATGTATTCTCTTACTATTTCTTCTGGGGGTACAGTAATGGATTTAGCGTTTATCCATTTTCTGTACTCTTTTATGTTTTTATTATTCCGTAATTCAAACGCCCTATTAAAAGGTATCTTTTTTTGTAAAAAAAGAGAATAAATATCAGGTAAGGTTTCTTGCTTCAGAATTTCACCCGTGCCTTCAGAAACACCTAATGCACTTCTAATGTGTCTAATACTTTCGTCTGTTAGCCGATAATAATTATATTTATTATAACTCTTATACTTCTTTTCAGCTAATACGGTTGTTTCTAATATTTGTGACCCTAAATCTAATAAGATGGTTCTTTGTGTGCTATCCAATTCTTCCGCAGCTTTTTCAAAAGGCAAATCAAACTCTGCTAGCCGGTTATTGTTATAAGCATCTAATACAATGCTCACTGCATTAGAAGAGATATTTTTTTCTGGTAGTTTATACTGCTTAAGCGCTTTTCTCTTGAAAATTCTTTTCCTGTCTCTATGAAGACCCGTAATTTTTAAAAGAAGGTTGTCAATATTTTTTTCAGGGTCACTATCGTTTTCTGTAAAACTCCCAGCTATTAATGGCGGAGTTCCTATTGCCGCCGTGTAATCAATCGGTCCATTAGCGTCCTCCTGATGACCTGTTACTGCTGCAATAACTGGTGTCCACAAAACAAGTTGAATAATATCTTTCTCCAAAAGCTCTTCAACTTTATTTAATCCTAATTCGCGGATAAGAAAATATAATGATAAATTATCTCGTTCTACTTTTATAGCTATTTTGTCAAATAATAGGAACTGTTCGAAAAGTAGTGCTAATAAACGTTGCTTAACTATTTCTTCTGATGGCGAGTTTTGGGGTATTGGGGCGATTTTTTGTATGAATTGTTGCCCATAAAGTTCAACTTCTGGATTAAAAACTATATCTGCCATTATTTTATAAAGACTTCCATGTAAAAATACAAAATTCCCCCGATAATCTCCCCTCCCTCACCCAAATCTCACCCCACAATTACAAAAACTTTTTACCTTCGCCAGTATGAAAATACTGCTGCCTGTTTTTCTTTCATTTATTACAATAAGCGCATTCGCACAAGACAAACCCAAGTGGGACGTTAGCAACCCGCCGGGGCCGTATAAAGAAGTTACCATCACCACCCACGAGGGTACGTGGATGAACCTCGACGTGAGCCCCGATGGCAACACCCTTGTATTTGATATGCTGGGCGATATATACAGCCTGCCCGTTGCGGGCGGCACAGCCGCGCTGTTACGCGGCGGTCATGCCTTTGAGGTGCAGCCCCGCTTTAGTCCCGATGGTAAAAAAATATGCTTTACCAGCGATGCAGGCGGCGGCGATAACGTGTGGGTGATGGATGCCGACGGTAAAAACGCCAAACAAATTACCCAAGAAGATTTCCGTTTGCTAAACAACCCCGTGTGGACACCCGACGGGCAATACATTATTGCGCGCAAGCATTTTACCAGCAGCCGTTCATTAGGCGCGGGCGAAATGTGGATGTACCACATCACTGGCGGCAGCGGCATACAGCTTACCAAACGCAAAAACGACCAGCAGGACGTGAACGAGCCAGCCCTTTCGCCCGATGGCCGCTACCTGTACTTTAGCGAGGATATGTACCCCGGCGGCTATTTCCAGTACAACAAAGACCCCAACAGCCAGATATACATCATTCGCCGTTACGACCGCGAAACAGGCGAATTGCGAGACCTTATCAGCGGGCCCGGCGGTGCTTGCCGTCCCCAAGCCAGTCCTGACGGAAAACAACTGGCTTTTGTGCGCCGTGTACGCACCCAAACCGTGCTGTACGTGCACAACCTGCAAACGGGGCAACAAATCCCCGTGTTTGATAAACTAAGCAAAGACCAGCAAGAAGCATGGGCCATTTTCGGTGTGTACACAGGCTACAACTGGCTGCCCGATAACATCCACATCGTTATTTGGGCGCAGGGCAAGCTGTGGAAGATAAACACCCAAACCCAACAAGCGGCTGAAATTCCGTTTACGGCCACCGCCACGCACCGTATACACGATGCGGTGAAATTCAGGCAGGAAGTGTCGCCCTCCACCTTCGAGGCCAAAATGATACGCCACGCCATCACCTCTCCCGACGGGAAAACCCTTGTGTTCTCTGCCGTAGGTTATTTATGGAAAAAAGAATTGCCCAACGGAACGCCTGTGCGCCTCTCTACCCAAGCCGATGCGTTTGAATTTGAGCCTGTTTTCAGTCCCGATAATAAAAAACTGTTATACGTTACGTGGAACGATACCACCACGGGTGCTATTTGGGAATACGAGTTTAAAAAAGGAAAAACCAAAAAAATAACTACTGAAAAAGGTATTTTCCGCGAGCCCGCTTACTCGTCTGACGGTAAAAAAATAGTGTACCGCAAAGAAGGTGGCAACGACCACCAAGGCTTTACCTATTGCGAAAATACTGGCATATATATAGCCGATACCGATGGTAAAAACGTACAGTTAGTTAGCGAAGACGGGAGCAATCCTGTTTTTACTGCCGATGGAAAAAATATTTATTACCAACAGGGTAAAAAGTATTTCGAGGTGGATTTATCGGGCAATAACAAAAAAGAATTATTTACTTCAGAGTACGGAAAAGACTACACCCCAAGTCCCGACGGAAAATGGATAGCCTTTACCGATTTGCACAAAGCCTACATTATCCCTGTTCCAAAATCGGGCAAAACCTTTGATTTGAACCGCAACACCAAAGCCGTGCCCGTTTCGCAAGTAGCACGCGATGCCGGTTTCAACCTGCATTGGAGCGGCGATAGCAAAAAACTGCATTATACATTGGGCGAAGAATATTTTACGGTAGAAATTAAAAACCGTTTCCTTTTTGTAGAGGGTGCAGCCGATAGCATTGTACCCGTTGATACCGTTGGGATAAAAATAGGTTTGCAATTAAAAACCGATAAACCCGCAGGTACAAAACTGCTTACCAATGCCCGCATAATCACCGTTGATAATAATAACAACGTGATAGAAAACGGGTATATTTTAATTAAAGACAATATTATCACCGATATAGGCTTGATGACCGATGTTTGGAAAACCAGCCCCAAAGCGGATGATACCATTGATTGCAGCGGCAAAACCATTATGCCCGGTTTGGTGGATGTACACGCGCATTTGGGTACTTTCCGTCAAGGCTTGCACCCGCAAAAACACTGGCCATACTATGCAAGTCTGGCATACGGAATCACCACCACGCACGACCCCAGCAGTAACAGCGAAATGGTATTTACCCAAAGCGAGATGGTGAAATATGGCAGTATGATTGGTCCCCGTGTATACTCAACAGGGACGATATTGTACGGTGCCGACGGCGATTTTAAGGCCGTGGTAAATAGTTTAGAGGATGCTAAATCGGCGATACGTAGGACTAAAGCATTGGGTGCTTTTTCGGTGAAAAGCTACAACCAACCTCGCCGCGAGCAACGCCAGCAGGTGATTGAAGCAGCCCGTCAGTTGAGCATCATGGTAGTACCCGAAGGCGGTTCGTTCTTCTACCACAACATGAGCATGATTTTAGACGGCCATACGGGCATTGAACACAACATACCCGTTGCTCCTGCATATAATGACGTAATACAACTGTGGAGTGCCAGCCAAACGGGATACACGCCCACGCTGATTGTAAACTATGGCGGCGTAAACGGCGAATATTACTGGTACCAGCACACCAACGTGTGGGAAAAGGAACGTTTGCTCAACTTTACCCCTCGCGGCATTATTGACGAGCGCAGCCGCCACCGCACCATGATACCCGAAGAAGAATACGAAAACGGGCACATTTTGGTAAGTAAGTCGTGCAAACAACTAAGCGATAGCGGTGTGAAGGTGAATTTGGGCAGTCATGGACAGATACAAGGCATTGGCGCACATTGGGAACTATGGATGCTGGCACAGGGCGGTATGAGTGCGATGGAAGCCATACGCAGTGCTACGATGAACGGTGCGCAATACATCGGCATGGGCGACCAAATAGGCAGCCTTGAACCCGGTAAACTGGCCGATTTGCTGATTATGGATAAAAACCCGCTGGATACGATTACTAATACCGAAAGCCTTCGCTACACTATGATAAACGGCCGTTTATACGATTGCAATACGCTGAACGAAGTAAACAGCCCTAAAAAACGCGCACCGTTTTGGTGGGAAAACAATGGCTACAACGCCACCTTCCATTGGCACGAAGAAACCAACAGCTTTATGCCCACCCAATGCGGTTGCGGCGGCCATCACGGGGAGTGATTTATTTATGATTTTTGACTTGTTGATTTGGAGATTTAATTCCCGTCTGTGCGTCATTGCGAACGGGTTTTAAAATAATTATTGAATTATAAATAAAAGATTAGTGAAGCAATCCCAATGAAACGATACAAACGGATTGCTTCGTCAGCCGAAGACGGCCTCCCCGCAATGACGACTCGGCGTTCGTCATTACAAGCGTCAAAATCAATTATACCCGAAACCAAAAAATAATAGCGAAGCAATCTTATACTATCTTTACAAAAAGATTGCTTCGGCAAGCTACGCAAGCCTCGCAATGACGATAGTTGCTCGAAAAGACAGAAACTTTGCGTCATTGCGAGGAGGTACGACGAAGCAATCCGTTGCCACAGAAATAAAATGAAACGTGTCGGCTATACTTACATTCTAACAAATGCTAATAACACCACATTATATGTTGGGGTTACTGCTGATTTGATGAAAAGAATGGAGGAGCATATTAATAAGAAGTTTCCCAATAGTTTTTCAGCAAAATACAATTTAACAACGCTGGTTTGGTTTGAAGGGTTTAACCACATAGAAGAAGCCATTGCAAGAGAAAAACAATTAAAAGCAGGGAGTAGAAAACGAAAAGAGGAGTTGATAAATACTATAAATCCCAAGTGGGAAAATTTATACCTCAAGATTATTTCGGGGGAGATTGAGGTTTAACTTTGGGATTGCTTCGTCGCCCGAAGACGGCCTCCTCGCAATGACGAACTTTGGCCGCCACCTCGTCATTGCGAACAGGTAATTTCAAAAAGCAGGAAATTATATATTTTGGTTAGTGAAGCAGTCTTTTGAAATAATTCATTGGGATTGCTTCGTCAGCCGAAGACGGCTTCCTCGCAATGACGGCTCGGCGTTCGTCATTGCGAGCGGCAAAACCAATTATACCTGAAAACCAAAAAATAATAGCGAAGCAATCTTTAACGACCTTTACAAACGGATTGCTTCGTTGACCTAAGAAGGTCTCCTCGCAATGAACGAACGCCGAGCAGGCTTAACAATTAGCCTATAACCCTCCCCGCAATTACCGTAAAACCAAGTCTTTAGTAACAAGCAGTTGAACATTACCCCATTTTGCGCTATTTTTGAGGGCATATAGATTTTTATGTTACAGCTTAGCTATTTACGAGAGAACACAAACGAAGCCATAGAAAGGCTTAGTAAGAAAATTGCCAACGCAAAAGAAGGCGTAGAGGCTGTTTTGTTGGTTGACGACAAACGCCGCGCAGCACAAAAAGAGCTTGACGATGTTTTGGCAGTCTCCAACAAATTGGCTAAGGAAATTGGCGACTTGTACAAAAGCGGTCAGCGTGAAAAGGCCGACGAGCTAAAACAACAAACCGTCGTGCAAAAGGAGAAAGAAAAAACCCTTTTGGGGCAGCTTGAGAAACTGGAAGCCGAGTTGAAAGATGCTTTGGTGATATTGCCCAACGCCCCCAGTCCGATGGTGCCTGTGGGTCGCACGCCCGAAGATAACGAGGTAGTAAAAACATGGGGAACGATGCCCGCTTTGCAAGAAGGAGCTAAACCCCACTGGGAACTTACCACCCAATACGATTTGATTGATTTTGAAACCGGTGCTAAAATTACCGGAGCAGGTTTCCCTGTATACCGCGGCAAAGGAGCAAGGTTGCAACGCGCCCTTATTAACTTCTTTTTAGACGAAGGGTTAAAAGCCGGATATTTCGAAATTCAACCACCGATTTTTATTAACGAAGACAGCGGTTTCGGTACCGGTCAGCTACCCGATAAAGAAGGACAGATGTACCATATGCAGTTGGATAACTTGTACGCTATCCCAACGGCAGAGGTGCCCATTACCAACTTGTACCGCGATGTGATTGTGCGCGAGGATGAACTACCCATTAAAAACATGGGCTATACTCCTTGCTTCCGTCGCGAGGCAGGCAGTTATGGTAAAGACGTTCGCGGCTTGAACCGTTTGCACCAGTTTGACAAGGTGGAGATTGTGCAGGTAACCACTCCCGAAAAATCGTACGAAACGTTGGAGCAAATGAGCGAATACGTTCAAAGCCTGTTGCAAAAGCTTGAGCTGCACTACCGCGTATTGCGCTTGTGCGGTGGTGATATGAGCTTTGCCAGTGCCCTCACGTATGATATGGAGGTGTACAGCGCAGCCCAGCAACGTTGGTTAGAGGTGAGCTCGGTATCAAACTTTGAAACCTTCCAAGCCAACCGTTTGAAGTTGCGTTATAAAAACAGCGAGGGTAAAAATATCATCGCTCATACACTAAACGGCAGTGCGCTGGCGTTACCCCGTATTGTAGCTGCATTACTCGAAAACAACCAAACCCCTGACGGAATTGTGTTGCCCAAAGTATTGCACCCCTACACGGGCTTTGAAATCATAAAATAAACGTTGTTAAAACACATCATATATACACTGGTAGGCTCTGTGTGGGCTTTATCGGCAGCAGCACAAGGAAACGGCTGTTTCGATGATTTTGCTAAAAATCCTACCTACCAGTGTAATACTCCTTTTAACCCTGTTTGCGCTTGCGACGGTAAAACCTACTTTAACGAGTGTGATGCCATTAACCACGGGGGAATACAGAATTTTAGTTATACCACAGGGGTTTGCGGCGATTGGGAAATGTTTATAGGTCAAGATGCCCCTAATAGGATGATTAAAGCCTCCTTTCAGTTTAAAAACAGCGGAGGTAGCCTCACCTTTATGATTGTGGATATATACGGTAATGTGGTGCAGCAGCAGTTTATCAATAGTGTAAACAGTTTTCCTATCCAGTTGGATATAAGCACCGTTTCTTTTACCCCGGGCATTTACATTGCGTACGCCTTTGGCGGTAACTACCGCAAAACCATCAAATTTTCGGCAGGGAATTTTTAATTTCAAAATCGGCACACACCCGCAAAGCCGTTATATTTGCGTTGCTATGCAAATCACTAAAGACAATAAACTTCGTAAACTGGTATTAGTAGGCGATAAGGTATTGATAAAGCCCAAAAACTTTAGCGATAAAACCAAAAGCGGTCTTTACCTGCCCCAAGGCGTGTATGAAAAAGACGAGGTGCAAACGGGTACCATTGTACAAATAGGCCCCGGATATCCCATTCCTAATTTTGAAGATGACAGCGAAAGCTGGAAACCCCAAAGCAAAATGAAATACTTGCCCCTGCAAGCACAAGACAACGATGGGGCAGTGTTTTTACGAAAAGGGGCGTATGAGGTAGAATACGAAGGCGAGAAGTATTTAATAGTTCCCCATCACGCAATTTTGATGCTGATTAGGGATGAGGAACTATAAGTAGAGTCTTTATTTAACCTGCAACGCTTGTTCCAAGTCGGCTAGCAAATCTTCAATATCTTCAACTCCTACGCTAAGGCGCAAAAGACCGTCGCTAACGCCTGCTTTTTCGCGTTCTTCTTTAGGAATGCTGGCGTGCGTCATGCTGGCAGGGTGACCGATTAATGATTCAACACCACCCAACGATTCAGCCAATGAAAATACCTCAAACGATGAAGCCACGCGGAAGGCTTCTTCTTTATCATCGCCTTTAAGGGTAAAGCTAATCATACCGCCAAAATCGCGCATTTGTTTGCGGGCAATTTCATAGCCGGGGCTGTCTTCAAAACCGGGCCAATATACTTTGCCTACACGTGGGTGTTGGCGCAAGTAATGTGCAATGGTGCGGCCGTTGCTGCAATGGCGCTCCATACGCAAATGCAGGGTTTTTATACCGCGCAATACCAAAAAACTGTCCATAGGGCCGGGAGTAGCTCCGCAGCTATTGTGTATAAAGGCTAATTGCTCATACAAGCTGTCGCTGTTCATGCACAAAGCACCCATTACCACATCGCTGTGGCCGCCCAAATATTTGGTAACGCTATGCATTACAATATCAGCACCCAAATCCAAAGGGTTTTGAAGGTAGGGAGACGCAAATGTATTATCTACTGCCAGTGTAATGTTGTGTTGCTTGGTAATAGCAGCTATGGAAGCAATATCAATAATCTTACAAGTGGGGTTGGTAGGAGTTTCTATCCAAACCAGTTTGGTAGCAGGGCTAATGTGTTGTTTCAGATTATCTGCCACTGTTAAATCAACAAACTTAAAGCTGATGCCAAAGTGGGCAAACACCTTTGTAAACATACGGTAAGTACCGCCGTACAAATCATCGGCACAAATTACCTCATCGCCGGGGCGCATTAGTTTGGCTACTGCATCAATAGCACCCATACCGCTGCTAAAGCACAAGCCGTATTTAGCATTTTCCAAAGCGGCAATACAATCTTCCAACGCCTTGCGGGTTGGGTTTTTGCCGCGTGCATAAGCATACCCTTTATGATTACCGGGGCTTTCTTGCACATAAGTACTGGTTTGGAAAATAGGAGTCATAATAGCTCCGGTGGTTGGGTCGGGCTCTTGTCCTGCGTGTATGGCTTTTGTTCCGAATTTCATCTTCGTTGTCGGTTATTTGTTATCAGTTATTGGGATTGCTGTTGGCTCTTGGGTTAGGAATGCTAATAGCCAAAGGCCAACTGTTAAAAGCATTTTGCTGCTGCAAACCTACGGGTTTTTGACAAGACTGTTTGACGTGGAACTGGGATAAATTTTTAGTCTGCAAAAAATTTTTCATTTCGGCGTAGGGGTATTGTTTCACATGAATGTCATAAGGGCATAAAACCATGAAACAGATTATTTTTTTAGCAGCATTGCTGCTTGCAACGTTAACAAATGTATGGGCACAAAACGACAGCTTGCCCAATGTAGATACTTTAAGAGCCACCGAAACTGTAATGCCTATGCAGTTTGGCTTTATTCACCCCTTAGGTACTAATGGCTTAAACAGCACGAAAGTGTATAACACGGTTTCGATAAACGCCATAAGCGGACATAGCAAAGGCACACTGGGTACTGAAATCTCAGGGGTGTACAGCATTACTAAAGCACACGCCGTAGGGTTTAAAGCCTCAGGGGTGATGGACCTTGTGCACGGCAGTGTGTTGGGTACACAAGTAGGCGGTGTGATGGCTTCGGCAGGCGGTGCTTCAAAAGGCTTTCAGGCAGGAGGAGTGGTAGCTCTGAACGGCGGTAGTTTTGAGGGTTTGCAAGCAGGGGGTGTTTTTGCAGGTAATAATGGAAGTGTTGACGGATTTCAGGCGGGTGGTGTAGTTGCTATTATTGGCGGTGATAGTGTAGAAGGTATGCAAGCCGGCGGTGTAGTAGCCATTAGTAACGGAAATATAGAAGGGATGCAAGCAGCAGGTGTAGTAAGTCTTTGCAAAGGTGATGTTGAAGGCGTGCAGATTGCGGGTGTGGTTAGTCAGGCCCGTTTTGTAAAGGGTGCACAAATAGGCATTATTAATATTGCTGATTCTATGGATGATAAATCCGTGCAGCTGGGTTTGGTAAATATATCCCGTAAAGGGGGCATTATGCGCTTTGGGGTAATGACGACGGAGTTCTATAACGCTACAGCGTTTTTAAAAAGCGGTACGCGCCACTTTCACGGGTATGTGGGTATGGCAACCCAATTGCACGAAAAAGATTACCGTTACGGCCCTATGATTGGTATTGGTACCAGTATACGTCTTGCCAACCGCGTTTATATTGAGCCTGAGTGGATGCAATGGTTTGTGATACACAAAAACAATCTGGTGTACAAAAACCGCAGTACACAAATACAACAACTAAGAACGATGTTCAGCTTTTCAACAGGCAAAAAAGGGCCTCACATCAGCGCAGGACCAACCATTAACCTCAGCTATACCTCGTATAAAAATAACAACGGCGAAATTGGGGTTGATTTCTCACCCTCTTACTTCTACAATAAAACCTTTACCCGCAGTCAAGTAAACGTGAGGGCTTGGTTTGGCTACAACGTTACGGTCTCGTTGGGTAAATGATAATGCTTGGTATAAAAGAATAGTCACGGGTTTAAAGCTCGTGGCAAAATTACCTGAATATAAAATTCAGGTCTTTAAACGGTAACGTCCCCAATGGTTTTAAACCATTGGGGACGTATCTATTAAAAGAGGCGGGCTTTATGCCCGTCGACAAAACGGGTTTAATTTCTACAAACGGGCAGCAACGGCCAATCTTCCGCCAAATCCTGCAGTTTTGGTAGGCAACAGCATTCCTTCAATACCAAACAAACCCAATGCGGTTGAATACCGCTTGTTAATTTGCCAACCGCACGATTGGTAAATATCAAACGGGCCAAACCCGCCAATGGAAATGCCGGTGGTAGAGTAGAATTTTTTGCCGATAAAGTTTACCGACTCAATGTTTAACTGCGGACGATAGCTGGCTATCGCCATAGCACGCAAGCGAATGTTTAAGAAGTGCTTATCGTTAAACTTAAGGTAATAGGTAAGTGCAAAACGGGCAGGCAATGCTGAGCTAAACGCATTTACCGAAAACGGAATGTTAAAACGGGTAACAATACTGTCGCCCAAACGCTCTACGTAGCTCGGACTGCTCAAACTATCGGGCGAGGAAACAAATACGCCTTCGTATCGTATGGTAGTGTCTCGGCGAGAATAGGTAGAAGAACCTTCTTTCCAACGGATAAAACCAATATCGCTAATATCAACGCCAATTCCTGTTTTCTCATTAATAGCCATATTAAACTTCACGTCGCAAATGGCTCCCCAGCCCGAAGGCTCAAGATAAAACGGGCGGTAGGGCTGAAAATAGCTTTGTTTAGCCTCCAACTCCAGCGATAAGTCAATGTATTCGCCGTTAGATTCGGTAAACATACGTGAACGGCCAATGTCGTAGCGGCGGTATTCAAATCCCCTTGCAAGTCCTGCGCTCACAGCAATATTTGCCCTGCGGCCTTTTATGGTAAAAAATCGGGTCCAGCCTAGTTGCAAAGCATCGTAGCGGGTGGTAAGGTATTGCAGGTCGTCAAAAATCTGCTCTTTTCCTGCGCCTTGCTTATTTCCCCTAAAAAAGAAATTACCAAAATCGTTGGTAAACTCAGCGCTTTGATGCCTGCGGAATGCATACTTCACTGTAAACAGGTGGTTATACATTTTTTTGGGCGAGATAACGAACTGAAACCCTGCGTTGGTTTCCCTGCCGCCAATGTTTAGCGCCGAAAGTTTATCGGCAGTGGTCTTTATATCGGCAGCGTTCAGTGGTTTTTTAAAGTAAAAATCATACGCAAGGGCATTTACAGCACAGTTAGAGCTAAACTCAAGGCCGTAATCGGCCTCAAACATACTGCCCTCGTAGTGGCTGCTTAGGGGGTGCATATAAAAAGCCGTAAACCTGTCAAGCGGGTTGGGCGTAGCAACAAAACCTTTAGTAGTATCGGTTTGTGCTTTTAGCCCGCTAAAAAACAAAAGTGTAGCAGCAATGGCAGCGGGTAGTCTAAAAGCGTTGTTCATAAACAAAATCACCGGTAAGTTTAACGTCGAATTTATAATGGCTGTATATTTTAACTGGGGTAGTGCTATTTTTTGGCGTATTAAAAGTAGCGCGCACTAATAAGCGTTTTGATTGTTTCACTTTTTCCATCCTTTCGCGGCTAAAGTGG comes from the Bacteroidota bacterium genome and includes:
- a CDS encoding amidohydrolase family protein, with the translated sequence MKILLPVFLSFITISAFAQDKPKWDVSNPPGPYKEVTITTHEGTWMNLDVSPDGNTLVFDMLGDIYSLPVAGGTAALLRGGHAFEVQPRFSPDGKKICFTSDAGGGDNVWVMDADGKNAKQITQEDFRLLNNPVWTPDGQYIIARKHFTSSRSLGAGEMWMYHITGGSGIQLTKRKNDQQDVNEPALSPDGRYLYFSEDMYPGGYFQYNKDPNSQIYIIRRYDRETGELRDLISGPGGACRPQASPDGKQLAFVRRVRTQTVLYVHNLQTGQQIPVFDKLSKDQQEAWAIFGVYTGYNWLPDNIHIVIWAQGKLWKINTQTQQAAEIPFTATATHRIHDAVKFRQEVSPSTFEAKMIRHAITSPDGKTLVFSAVGYLWKKELPNGTPVRLSTQADAFEFEPVFSPDNKKLLYVTWNDTTTGAIWEYEFKKGKTKKITTEKGIFREPAYSSDGKKIVYRKEGGNDHQGFTYCENTGIYIADTDGKNVQLVSEDGSNPVFTADGKNIYYQQGKKYFEVDLSGNNKKELFTSEYGKDYTPSPDGKWIAFTDLHKAYIIPVPKSGKTFDLNRNTKAVPVSQVARDAGFNLHWSGDSKKLHYTLGEEYFTVEIKNRFLFVEGAADSIVPVDTVGIKIGLQLKTDKPAGTKLLTNARIITVDNNNNVIENGYILIKDNIITDIGLMTDVWKTSPKADDTIDCSGKTIMPGLVDVHAHLGTFRQGLHPQKHWPYYASLAYGITTTHDPSSNSEMVFTQSEMVKYGSMIGPRVYSTGTILYGADGDFKAVVNSLEDAKSAIRRTKALGAFSVKSYNQPRREQRQQVIEAARQLSIMVVPEGGSFFYHNMSMILDGHTGIEHNIPVAPAYNDVIQLWSASQTGYTPTLIVNYGGVNGEYYWYQHTNVWEKERLLNFTPRGIIDERSRHRTMIPEEEYENGHILVSKSCKQLSDSGVKVNLGSHGQIQGIGAHWELWMLAQGGMSAMEAIRSATMNGAQYIGMGDQIGSLEPGKLADLLIMDKNPLDTITNTESLRYTMINGRLYDCNTLNEVNSPKKRAPFWWENNGYNATFHWHEETNSFMPTQCGCGGHHGE
- a CDS encoding GIY-YIG nuclease family protein, which gives rise to MKRVGYTYILTNANNTTLYVGVTADLMKRMEEHINKKFPNSFSAKYNLTTLVWFEGFNHIEEAIAREKQLKAGSRKRKEELINTINPKWENLYLKIISGEIEV
- the serS gene encoding serine--tRNA ligase, producing MLQLSYLRENTNEAIERLSKKIANAKEGVEAVLLVDDKRRAAQKELDDVLAVSNKLAKEIGDLYKSGQREKADELKQQTVVQKEKEKTLLGQLEKLEAELKDALVILPNAPSPMVPVGRTPEDNEVVKTWGTMPALQEGAKPHWELTTQYDLIDFETGAKITGAGFPVYRGKGARLQRALINFFLDEGLKAGYFEIQPPIFINEDSGFGTGQLPDKEGQMYHMQLDNLYAIPTAEVPITNLYRDVIVREDELPIKNMGYTPCFRREAGSYGKDVRGLNRLHQFDKVEIVQVTTPEKSYETLEQMSEYVQSLLQKLELHYRVLRLCGGDMSFASALTYDMEVYSAAQQRWLEVSSVSNFETFQANRLKLRYKNSEGKNIIAHTLNGSALALPRIVAALLENNQTPDGIVLPKVLHPYTGFEIIK
- a CDS encoding co-chaperone GroES, coding for MQITKDNKLRKLVLVGDKVLIKPKNFSDKTKSGLYLPQGVYEKDEVQTGTIVQIGPGYPIPNFEDDSESWKPQSKMKYLPLQAQDNDGAVFLRKGAYEVEYEGEKYLIVPHHAILMLIRDEEL
- a CDS encoding cystathionine gamma-synthase, which produces MKFGTKAIHAGQEPDPTTGAIMTPIFQTSTYVQESPGNHKGYAYARGKNPTRKALEDCIAALENAKYGLCFSSGMGAIDAVAKLMRPGDEVICADDLYGGTYRMFTKVFAHFGISFKFVDLTVADNLKQHISPATKLVWIETPTNPTCKIIDIASIAAITKQHNITLAVDNTFASPYLQNPLDLGADIVMHSVTKYLGGHSDVVMGALCMNSDSLYEQLAFIHNSCGATPGPMDSFLVLRGIKTLHLRMERHCSNGRTIAHYLRQHPRVGKVYWPGFEDSPGYEIARKQMRDFGGMISFTLKGDDKEEAFRVASSFEVFSLAESLGGVESLIGHPASMTHASIPKEEREKAGVSDGLLRLSVGVEDIEDLLADLEQALQVK